The following proteins are encoded in a genomic region of Brachypodium distachyon strain Bd21 chromosome 1, Brachypodium_distachyon_v3.0, whole genome shotgun sequence:
- the LOC104582417 gene encoding protein JINGUBANG, with translation MRDSDGEGAGGGLPRSHPSNIPLPMPHSDPNYSGTDDECSNRQSSSSATGGASPGFYNDYPTSFSGECSPYNMSPWNQTMASPWSHHSEASSMAAPATMAPGTSLISSLVREEGHIYSLAAKGDALYTGSDSKNIRVWRKQKDSGGFKSSSGLVKAIVISGERIFTGHQDGKIRVWKVSPKNGLHKRVGSLPRLRDFLRGSLNPSNYVEVRKNRSALWIRHSDAVSCLSPTDPSQGLLYSGSWDRTFKVWRISDSKCLESVVAHDDNVNAIVAAFDGLVFTGSADGTVKVWKREVQGKGTKHSAVQTLLKQEHAVNALAVSAVAPVLYCGSSDGLVNCWEGERHLVHGGVLRGHKKAVFCLAAAGALLFSGSADNTIFVWRRDAGVHSCLSVLTGHTEPIRCLAVVEYNKENVAAAANESGDSSNGASRWIVYSGSLDKSIKVWRVSDEAPDPMLQGPGGGDGPQMFDRYPGDPFGAGSSSSFR, from the coding sequence ATGAGAGATAGCGACGGTGAaggtgccggcggcggactccCGCGCTCGCACCCTTCCAACATCCCGCTCCCGATGCCGCACTCGGACCCAAACTACTCCGGGACCGACGATGAGTGCTCCAACAGGCAGAGCAGCTCGTCCGCCACGGGCGGCGCCAGCCCCGGGTTCTACAACGACTACCCGACCAGCTTCAGCGGCGAGTGCTCGCCCTACAACATGTCCCCCTGGAACCAGACCATGGCGTCCCCCTGGTCGCACCACAGCGAGGcgtcgtccatggcggcgccggccaccaTGGCGCCAGGCACCAGCCTCATCAGCTCCCTGGTGAGGGAGGAAGGCCACATCTACTCCCTAGCCGCCAAGGGCGACGCGCTCTACACGGGCTCCGACAGCAAGAACATCCgcgtctggcgcaagcagaaGGACTCGGGAGGGTTCAAGTCCTCCAGTGGGCTCGTCAAGGCCATCGTCATCTCCGGGGAGCGCATCTTCACGGGCCACCAGGACGGCAAGATCCGTGTCTGGAAAGTGTCCCCCAAGAACGGCCTCCACAAGCGTGTCGGCAGCCTGCCACGCCTGCGTGACTTCCTGCGCGGGTCACTCAACCCGTCCAACTACGTGGAGGTCCGGAAGAACCGGTCGGCGCTGTGGATCCGGCACAGCGACGCCGTGTCGTGCCTGAGCCCGACGGACCCGTCCCAGGGCCTGCTCTACTCCGGGTCATGGGACCGCACCTTCAAGGTGTGGCGCATCAGCGACTCCAAGTGCCTCGAGTCCGTGGTGGCGCACGACGACAACGTGAACGCCATCGTGGCCGCATTCGACGGGCTCGTCTTCACGGGATCCGCCGACGGGACCGTCAAGGTGTGGAAGCGCGAGGTGCAGGGGAAAGGGACCAAGCATTCCGCCGTGCAGACGCTGCTGAAGCAGGAGCACGCCGTGAACGCGCTGGCCGTGAGCGCCGTGGCGCCCGTGCTCTACTGCGGGTCCTCCGACGGGCTCGTCAACTGCTGGGAGGGCGAGCGCCACCTGGTCCACGGCGGCGTGCTGAGAGGACACAAGAAGGCCGTGTTCTGCCTCGCGGCCGCCGGGGCGCTACTGTTCAGCGGCTCGGCGGATAACACCATCTTCGTGTGGCGCCGTGACGCCGGGGTGCACTCCTGCCTGTCGGTGCTCACGGGCCACACCGAGCCCATCAGGTGCCTCGCCGTCGTGGAGTACAACAAGGAGAacgtggccgcggccgccaaCGAGAGCGGGGACAGCAGTAACGGAGCCTCGAGGTGGATCGTGTACAGCGGCAGCCTCGACAAGTCCATCAAGGTGTGGCGCGTGTCCGACGAGGCCCCCGACCCGATGCTCCAGggacccggcggcggcgacgggccgCAGATGTTCGACCGGTACCCCGGCGACCCGTTCGGGGCCggcagctcctcgtccttccgCTAA
- the LOC104581973 gene encoding BTB/POZ domain-containing protein At5g66560, translating into MSSSAVLRGPARGEAWFCTTGLPSDVVFEVQDMSFHLHKFPLMSKSRKIHRMLTEQGEEPRPARQRRRRSSGGNAGDVAAATETEIEEAEEGEEEEDGDEQEEEEEEQVRMEDGKSYRITFPDFPGGAGTFETAAKFCYGVRVEFTPWNVAPLRCAAEYLEMTEEHAEDNLGARAEAYLAQSVLRHPGEATKALKSCEELLPHAEELGIVDRCADAIAARSASSSRAWSDDMAVLGLHSYKRVMAAMAMAAREDGVSRSEAMERCLVSYARGTLPGLSRSMRWRLASAPVSSEVEQRELLEAVVASIPAEKCSGRVVTARFLFALLRTAHILRASDAARAALERKAATQLERATVEDVLIPSYSGAAETLYDVDCVERVVRHFLAEEEIGEDEAASAAAITEEEAPAATTTAVSRPSAVAMVQVGKLVDNYLAEIASDANLKPAKFCELALALPDHARIYDDGVYRAVDIYLKAHPRLAAEERDRVCGVVDCRKLTVEACTHAAQNERLPLRAVLQVLFFEQLQLRRAITGTLLAMPPQQQQQQQRRRHLAGGPATSETWRASAVQESQVLRVDMDGVRRRVQGLERECSSMRRAIKKIDGRSGAGSSPARSADADAEDEGGRPASWRSRYGCKFSTQVCDSQARNVVAASRASRMGMSP; encoded by the exons atgTCGTCCTCCGCGGTGCTGCGCGGCCCGGCGAGGGGCGAGGCGTG GTTCTGCACCACGGGGCTGCCGAGCGACGTCGTGTTCGAGGTGCAGGACATGAGCTTCCATCTCCACAAG TTCCCGCTCATGTCCAAGAGCCGGAAGATACACCGCATGCTCACTGAGCAGGGGGAAGAGCCGCGTCCGgcgcgccagcgccggcggaggagctccggaGGCAATGCCGGCGACGTCGCTGCTGCTACGGAAACAGAGatagaagaagcagaggagggggaggaagaggaggatggggacgagcaggaggaggaggaggaggagcaggtcAGGATGGAGGACGGGAAGTCGTATCGCATCACCTTCCCGGACTTCcctggcggcgcgggcacttTCGAGACGGCGGCCAAATTCTGCTACGGCGTCCGCGTCGAGTTCACCCCCTGgaacgtggcgccgctgcggTGCGCGGCGGAGTACCTGGAGATGACGGAGGAGCACGCCGAGGACAAcctgggcgcgcgcgcggaggcCTACCTGGCGCAGTCGGTGCTCCGGCATCCCGGCGAGGCCACCAAGGCGCTCAAGTCCTGCGAGGAGCTCCTGCCGCACGCCGAGGAGCTCGGCATCGTCGACCGCTGCGCGGACGCCATCGCCGCGCgctcggcgtcgtcgtcgcgcGCCTGGTCCGACGACATGGCCGTGCTCGGCCTGCACTCGTACAAGCGCGTcatggcggccatggccatggccgcgcgCGAGGACGGCGTGAGCAGGTCGGAGGCCATGGAGCGCTGCCTCGTGTCGTACGCCAGGGGCACCCTCCCGGGGCTGTCGAGGTCCATGCGGTGGCGCCTCGCGTCGGCGCCGGTGTCGTCGGAGGTGGAGCAGAGGGAGCTCctggaggcggtggtggcgagcaTCCCCGCGGAGAAGTGCTCGGGGCGCGTGGTGACGGCCAGGTTCCTGTTCGCGCTGCTGCGGACGGCGCACATCCTGCGGGCCTCggacgccgcgcgcgcggcgctGGAGCGGAAGGCGGCCACGCAACTGGAGCGGGCAACGGTGGAGGACGTGCTCATCCCGAGCtactccggcgccgccgagacGCTCTACGACGTGGACTGCGTCGAGCGGGTTGTAAGGCACTTTTTGGCcgaggaggagatcggcgaggacgaggcggcgTCGGCTGCTGCGATAACGGAAGaagaggcgccggcggcgacgacgacggcggtgTCGCGGCCGTCAGCGGTGGCCATGGTGCAGGTGGGCAAGCTGGTGGACAACTACCTCGCCGAGATCGCGTCCGACGCCAACCTGAAGCCCGCCAAGTTCTGCGAGCTCGCGCTGGCTCTTCCCGACCATGCCCGCATctacgacgacggcgtctACCGCGCCGTCGACATCTACCTCAAG GCGCATCcgcggctggcggcggaggagcgggaCAGGGTGTGCGGCGTGGTGGACTGCAGGAAGCTGACGGTGGAGGCGTGCACGCACGCGGCGCAGAACGagcggctgccgctgcgggCGGTGCTGCAGGtgctcttcttcgagcagctgcagctgcggcGCGCCATCACGGGCACGCTGCTCGCGATGcccccgcagcagcagcagcagcaacaacggcggcggcactTGGCTGGCGGCCCTGCCACCAGCGAGACGTGGCGGGCGAGCGCGGTGCAGGAGAGCCAGGTGCTGCGGGTGGACATGGACGGCGTGAGGCGGCGGGTGCAGGGCCTGGAGAGGGAGTGCTCGAGCATGCGGAGGGCCATCAAGAAGATCGACGGCCGCAGCGGCGCCGGGTCGTCACCGGCAAGAAGCGCGGACGCCGATGCCGAGGACGAGGGCGGCAGGCCGGCGAGCTGGAGGTCGCGGTACGGGTGCAAGTTCAGCACGCAGGTGTGCGACTCGCAGGCGCGCAACGTGGTGGCGGCCTCGAGGGCGTCCAGGATGGGGATGAGCCCATGA